In Methanothermococcus thermolithotrophicus DSM 2095, one DNA window encodes the following:
- a CDS encoding L-threonylcarbamoyladenylate synthase: protein MRILNAHEIDIASEAIKKGELVAFPTETVYGLGGDALNISAIQKIFEVKGRPIDNPLIVHINSLDMLEHVAYITEDAELLIERFWPGPLTLILKKKDIVPGITCANLDTIAVRMPNHDIALKLIKKAGVPIAAPSANLSGKPSPTSISHVMEDLNDKINYAIDGKVNIGVESTVVDLTEEKPLILRHGGITFEELKEIVDIEIFTTRDMKKVKSPGMKYRHYAPNTPLVLATGKLNDMVFKINKLIEEYNKIGENVGIIATHETIHRYPNNIKKRSIGTRDNLYQVSKNLFNILREMDKENLDVIIIESFEKKGLGFAIMERLEKASVSMI, encoded by the coding sequence ATGAGGATATTAAACGCCCATGAAATAGATATTGCATCAGAGGCCATAAAAAAAGGAGAATTGGTGGCATTTCCAACAGAAACTGTATATGGGCTCGGAGGTGATGCCCTAAATATCTCCGCCATACAAAAGATTTTCGAAGTAAAAGGAAGACCAATTGACAATCCATTAATTGTACATATAAACAGTTTGGATATGTTAGAACATGTGGCATATATAACGGAGGATGCAGAGTTGTTAATAGAAAGATTCTGGCCAGGTCCCCTAACTTTAATTTTAAAAAAGAAAGATATTGTTCCAGGAATCACCTGCGCCAACTTAGATACTATTGCTGTGAGGATGCCTAATCATGATATAGCATTGAAATTGATAAAAAAGGCAGGAGTTCCCATAGCAGCCCCAAGTGCAAACCTCTCTGGAAAACCAAGTCCTACATCAATATCCCATGTAATGGAAGATTTAAACGATAAAATAAATTATGCAATAGATGGGAAGGTCAATATAGGCGTAGAATCTACGGTTGTTGATTTAACTGAAGAGAAACCGTTGATTTTAAGACATGGCGGGATAACATTTGAAGAACTAAAAGAGATTGTTGATATTGAAATATTTACTACAAGAGATATGAAAAAAGTTAAATCACCGGGAATGAAGTATAGGCACTATGCTCCAAATACTCCCTTAGTTTTAGCTACTGGAAAACTTAATGACATGGTTTTTAAAATAAACAAATTAATAGAAGAATATAACAAAATTGGAGAGAATGTTGGAATAATCGCAACTCATGAAACAATCCACAGATACCCAAATAATATTAAAAAGAGAAGTATTGGAACCAGGGACAATTTATATCAAGTTTCAAAAAATCTATTTAATATATTGAGAGAAATGGATAAGGAAAATCTAGATGTAATTATCATAGAAAGTTTTGAAAAAAAAGGATTGGGATTTGCCATTATGGAGAGGCTGGAAAAAGCCTCCGTGAGCATGATATAA
- a CDS encoding 4Fe-4S binding protein, which translates to MTQHILAGLRALTAKKLREKGLTHEEIAKLLKVDRTVITHYLAGRIPAKEAVKCAKVTAEKFYPRDAVLFIKTVCNDDDIINTITETLISDNIDVDVAISNECNLCKICMDVCPTKAINIDDNIIHIDKNKCCGCELCQELCPKNAIFLKIIKDKRSELD; encoded by the coding sequence ATGACTCAACATATATTAGCAGGTTTAAGAGCACTCACTGCAAAAAAACTTAGGGAAAAAGGTTTAACGCATGAAGAAATTGCAAAATTACTTAAAGTAGATAGAACTGTAATTACTCATTATTTAGCCGGCAGGATACCTGCAAAAGAAGCTGTTAAATGTGCAAAAGTTACTGCTGAAAAGTTTTATCCAAGGGATGCGGTACTTTTTATTAAAACCGTCTGTAATGATGACGACATTATAAATACAATTACGGAGACACTTATTTCTGATAATATAGATGTTGACGTGGCCATTTCCAATGAGTGTAATTTATGCAAAATATGTATGGATGTGTGTCCAACAAAGGCGATAAATATTGATGATAATATAATTCATATTGACAAAAATAAATGTTGTGGATGTGAGTTATGTCAAGAGTTATGTCCAAAAAATGCAATATTTTTAAAAATAATTAAAGACAAGAGAAGCGAGTTAGATTAA
- a CDS encoding DapH/DapD/GlmU-related protein has translation MEKNILPNIEGKTPNIDKNVFIDKSAVIIGDVAIQKNVYIGPNAVIRCDEPPTKGILIKEGANIQDMVVIHCLRNTSVVVGKEASITHSTVIHGPAKIGDNAFIGFNSVVFGAEIGDNTIVGHNSVVDGVGGDLKIPNDKWIPPNTSIYKDSDGIIKAFLPNGTILTDFNKLPDIPEWYKKVPGDVVKVNKELNLGYREFIK, from the coding sequence ATGGAAAAAAACATACTTCCCAATATTGAAGGAAAAACCCCAAACATAGATAAAAACGTATTTATTGATAAAAGTGCAGTGATTATAGGAGACGTTGCCATACAAAAAAATGTTTACATTGGTCCAAACGCTGTTATAAGGTGTGATGAACCTCCAACTAAAGGTATATTAATAAAAGAAGGGGCGAATATTCAAGATATGGTTGTGATACACTGTCTTAGAAATACGTCGGTAGTTGTTGGCAAGGAAGCTTCAATCACTCATTCCACGGTAATTCATGGTCCTGCAAAAATTGGAGATAATGCATTTATTGGGTTTAATTCAGTTGTATTTGGAGCTGAAATTGGAGATAATACAATAGTGGGACATAACTCTGTTGTAGATGGAGTAGGGGGCGATTTAAAAATACCGAATGATAAATGGATCCCCCCAAATACTTCCATATATAAGGATTCAGATGGGATAATAAAAGCATTTTTGCCGAATGGAACTATTTTAACAGATTTTAACAAGCTTCCCGATATTCCAGAATGGTATAAAAAGGTTCCAGGAGATGTTGTGAAAGTAAATAAAGAGTTGAATTTGGGATATAGAGAATTTATTAAATAA
- a CDS encoding 2-oxoacid:acceptor oxidoreductase family protein: MRKEIRFAGFGGQGILLSGIILGRAAALYENSYAFQTQSIGPEARGGISRAEVVISDNPKDYPKVRNLDVLVAMSQESLDTYTKDLSSGKILIYDPDMMNNHPNRDDIEIYPVPATKTAYNLGNKIVANVVMLGALVSITNVISKESLKNAVVDAVPSKFNELNLKALEKGFELGHNIKE; the protein is encoded by the coding sequence ATGAGAAAAGAAATAAGGTTTGCCGGATTTGGGGGGCAGGGCATACTTTTGTCAGGCATAATATTGGGGAGAGCTGCTGCACTGTATGAAAATAGTTATGCCTTTCAAACTCAGTCAATAGGTCCAGAGGCAAGGGGGGGTATATCCCGTGCAGAAGTGGTAATATCAGATAATCCAAAAGACTACCCAAAGGTCAGAAATTTAGACGTATTGGTTGCAATGTCCCAAGAATCTTTGGACACCTATACAAAGGATTTGAGCTCTGGAAAAATCCTTATTTACGATCCTGATATGATGAATAATCATCCCAATAGAGATGATATAGAAATATATCCAGTTCCTGCCACAAAAACCGCTTATAATCTTGGAAATAAAATAGTTGCCAATGTTGTAATGCTTGGGGCGTTAGTAAGTATTACGAATGTAATATCAAAAGAATCTTTAAAAAATGCGGTAGTTGATGCAGTTCCATCAAAATTTAATGAATTAAACCTAAAAGCCCTCGAAAAAGGATTTGAATTAGGACATAATATAAAAGAGTGA
- a CDS encoding 2-oxoacid:ferredoxin oxidoreductase subunit beta, translating into MEQHFALKYLRKDRLPHMFCSGCGIGTIINCACKAFDDLNIDMDNTIMTSGIGCSSRIPGYFNCDSLHTTHGRPIAFATGVKSYNPDLNVITFTGDGDCAAIGGNHFIHACRRNIDITIICVNNHIYGMTGGQVSPTTPTGKRATTSPYGNPERPFDLCKLAEAAGASYVARWTTSHPFQLSKSIKKGIETKGLAFIEVMSQCYTYYGRMNNIKSNTELMKLIKSNTIHINKVKKLSKDGKEALDGKLVIGEFVDKKQPEFTDELYKIIKNECLIEYPSISKASKED; encoded by the coding sequence ATGGAACAACATTTTGCTTTAAAATATTTAAGAAAAGATCGATTGCCGCATATGTTTTGTTCGGGATGTGGTATCGGAACAATTATAAATTGTGCATGCAAGGCATTTGATGATTTAAATATTGATATGGATAACACTATAATGACATCAGGTATAGGCTGTTCTTCAAGGATTCCAGGATACTTTAACTGTGATTCACTGCATACAACCCATGGAAGACCTATTGCATTTGCAACAGGAGTTAAATCATATAATCCTGATTTAAATGTAATTACATTCACCGGTGATGGAGATTGTGCAGCCATCGGAGGAAATCACTTCATACATGCATGTAGAAGGAACATCGATATTACAATTATTTGTGTAAATAATCATATATACGGAATGACAGGAGGGCAAGTTTCTCCAACAACACCCACTGGAAAAAGAGCTACCACTTCACCTTATGGAAATCCTGAAAGGCCCTTTGATTTATGCAAATTGGCTGAAGCTGCCGGGGCTTCATATGTTGCAAGATGGACCACTTCTCACCCATTCCAACTGTCAAAATCCATTAAAAAAGGTATAGAAACTAAGGGATTGGCATTTATTGAAGTGATGTCTCAGTGTTATACATACTATGGAAGGATGAACAATATAAAATCCAACACGGAGCTCATGAAATTGATTAAATCAAACACCATACACATAAATAAAGTAAAAAAACTTTCAAAAGATGGAAAAGAAGCATTAGATGGAAAACTAGTGATTGGGGAATTTGTGGATAAAAAACAGCCTGAATTTACCGATGAACTATATAAAATAATAAAAAACGAATGTTTAATTGAATATCCTTCAATATCAAAAGCATCTAAGGAAGATTAA
- a CDS encoding 2-oxoacid:acceptor oxidoreductase subunit alpha, producing the protein MTIDNNGKLKPGSYFMQGNEACAEGAIAVGCDFFAGYPITPSSEVAERMAKRLPQIGKAFIQMEDEIGALAAVIGASWAGAKAMTATSGPGFSLMQEHIGYGAMTETPFVIVDVQRGAPSTGQPTMASQSDMMQAKWGSHGDYQVIALAPSSVQECFEFTIKAFNLSEKYRVPAFVMSDEIVGHMREKLTISEEIEIVERKKGLNKLPFYPEEDLIPKMPVFGKGYKSHITGLTHNEKGYPDAASKPDEHHKLVERLNKKILNHANEIYSFEEKYLDDCGDVVVVSYGAPSRSAETAVTELREKGVSAGYFRLEVVWPFPDKKILEIAKKTEKIIVPEMNFGQIAREVERASKGFCDVVLLPKTGGEIHFPEEIIDMATGR; encoded by the coding sequence ATGACAATTGACAACAACGGAAAACTTAAACCAGGGAGTTATTTTATGCAAGGTAATGAAGCATGTGCTGAGGGTGCCATAGCCGTAGGATGCGATTTTTTTGCAGGTTATCCTATCACACCATCCTCTGAGGTTGCCGAAAGAATGGCAAAGCGTTTGCCTCAAATTGGAAAAGCATTCATTCAGATGGAAGACGAAATAGGGGCATTAGCAGCGGTTATTGGGGCATCATGGGCGGGTGCAAAGGCAATGACTGCCACAAGTGGACCTGGTTTTAGTTTGATGCAGGAACACATAGGATATGGGGCTATGACAGAAACCCCTTTTGTTATAGTGGATGTGCAGAGGGGAGCTCCTTCAACAGGTCAGCCTACCATGGCCTCTCAAAGTGATATGATGCAGGCAAAATGGGGTTCCCATGGGGATTACCAAGTAATAGCATTAGCTCCGTCCTCAGTTCAAGAGTGTTTTGAATTTACAATAAAGGCATTTAATCTTTCTGAAAAATATAGGGTTCCAGCCTTTGTAATGAGTGATGAAATAGTAGGACACATGCGGGAAAAGCTAACTATTTCAGAAGAAATTGAGATAGTTGAAAGAAAAAAGGGGCTCAATAAACTTCCATTTTACCCAGAAGAAGATTTAATTCCTAAAATGCCAGTATTTGGTAAAGGGTATAAGTCCCATATAACTGGATTAACCCATAATGAAAAGGGATATCCCGATGCAGCATCAAAACCCGATGAACATCATAAATTAGTTGAGAGATTGAATAAAAAGATATTGAATCATGCCAATGAGATATATTCATTTGAGGAAAAATATTTGGATGATTGCGGGGATGTTGTGGTGGTATCCTATGGAGCTCCTTCAAGGTCTGCGGAAACTGCTGTAACTGAGCTCCGTGAAAAGGGAGTTAGTGCAGGATATTTTAGATTGGAGGTTGTATGGCCATTCCCAGATAAAAAGATATTAGAAATTGCCAAAAAAACAGAAAAAATTATTGTGCCGGAAATGAATTTTGGTCAAATCGCGAGGGAAGTGGAGAGAGCATCAAAAGGATTTTGTGATGTAGTATTGCTTCCAAAAACGGGCGGAGAAATACATTTCCCAGAGGAAATTATTGATATGGCAACAGGGAGGTAA
- a CDS encoding ferredoxin family protein has translation MISIDEELCKGCYICVESCPKKVFRISKGLNKKGIYPSTVGNIEDCNYCGICEIICPDQSIAVKK, from the coding sequence ATGATAAGCATCGACGAAGAATTATGCAAAGGATGTTATATTTGTGTGGAATCCTGTCCAAAAAAAGTATTTAGGATCTCTAAGGGATTAAACAAAAAAGGAATTTATCCATCAACAGTTGGAAATATTGAAGATTGTAATTACTGCGGCATTTGTGAAATAATATGTCCTGACCAATCAATTGCGGTGAAAAAATGA
- the fwdF gene encoding tungsten-dependent formylmethanofuran dehydrogenase subunit FwdF: MHIKEAYHDGFKIYSINTDKKRKLSWNDDICVGCGICHDICPVNAIHMGPLGAIAKGNVRAPKLDIDENQCVLCGVCSFACPFGAFSLDAYGQDLVKIMEKNALPNNISVTQEECILCKQCELACPREAIDVVREMPERKTLVIGEISIDKDKCVYCGICAEYCPADAINLIPNEISPLTLKPYKDIVVDTDACVFCKVCEIACPHNAIEAICYKCPWDKKIEKPVLYETITGYTNIDKKYCVYCGRCEITCPTDAIEVEKPFEGELIIHNDICNVCGACVAICPCNALDIPKMEEPAQKIPKVILNSDVCVLCGACTHACPVDAIEIRRELKK, encoded by the coding sequence GTGCATATAAAAGAAGCATATCATGATGGATTTAAAATTTATAGCATTAACACAGATAAAAAAAGAAAACTTTCATGGAATGATGATATATGCGTCGGATGCGGAATTTGCCATGATATTTGTCCTGTTAATGCCATACACATGGGTCCATTGGGTGCAATTGCAAAGGGTAATGTGAGAGCTCCAAAGTTGGACATCGATGAAAATCAATGTGTATTATGTGGAGTATGTTCCTTTGCCTGTCCTTTTGGTGCATTTTCTTTGGATGCGTATGGTCAGGATTTGGTAAAAATTATGGAGAAGAATGCCTTACCTAACAACATTTCTGTAACTCAAGAGGAATGTATTTTATGTAAACAGTGTGAATTAGCCTGTCCCCGTGAAGCTATTGATGTAGTTAGGGAAATGCCTGAGCGAAAAACCCTCGTAATAGGTGAAATATCCATAGATAAAGATAAATGTGTATATTGTGGAATATGTGCGGAATATTGTCCTGCTGATGCTATTAATCTTATACCTAATGAGATTAGTCCCCTTACTTTAAAACCATATAAAGACATTGTGGTAGATACCGACGCCTGTGTATTTTGCAAAGTCTGTGAAATAGCCTGCCCACATAATGCCATTGAGGCAATTTGTTATAAGTGCCCATGGGATAAAAAAATCGAAAAACCAGTATTATATGAAACAATCACAGGATATACAAATATAGATAAAAAATATTGCGTATATTGCGGACGATGTGAAATAACCTGTCCTACTGATGCCATTGAGGTTGAAAAACCATTTGAAGGCGAATTAATTATTCATAACGATATTTGCAATGTCTGTGGTGCATGTGTTGCAATATGTCCATGTAATGCATTAGATATTCCAAAAATGGAGGAACCTGCTCAAAAGATTCCAAAGGTTATACTGAATTCTGATGTATGTGTTTTATGTGGAGCATGTACCCATGCATGTCCTGTTGATGCCATAGAAATTAGGAGAGAACTTAAAAAATAG
- a CDS encoding 4Fe-4S binding protein: MVILNLEEFNVKNVLNCIFCMSCVGSCPYLALH, translated from the coding sequence ATGGTGATTCTTAATCTTGAAGAATTCAATGTGAAAAATGTGTTGAATTGTATATTCTGCATGAGCTGCGTAGGTTCATGCCCCTATTTGGCGTTACATTAA
- the purE gene encoding 5-(carboxyamino)imidazole ribonucleotide mutase encodes MSDVVIIMGSSSDIKIAKKAVNIFEDFGISYDITVASAHRTSERVRDITVESTKNGTKVFVAIAGLAAHLPGIVKANTTRPVIGVPVESKLNGLDALLACVQTPKGVPVATVGIDRGENAAILAAQIIGIHDKNIRKKVLEYKSNMVKKIEGDQEYIRKEIGGKYLIARSYGKFLADVEEKFKIYENKNDEGEDSVLIVAGSYSDIKIVESIVEILKSFDIQYKIEIASPNRYPQKLHKAVVNGTVSGTKVFICVSGLSGFVSGAVAAHTDRPVISVPHDVKLGGLDSLITMAQMPPGVPTATVGIDNGKNAAILAVEMLAVNNEELKEKLTSFRKNLSEMVDFINTAQIS; translated from the coding sequence TTGTCAGATGTTGTAATTATAATGGGGAGCTCATCAGATATAAAAATAGCAAAAAAAGCAGTAAATATATTTGAAGACTTTGGCATAAGTTATGATATAACGGTGGCATCTGCCCATAGAACTTCTGAACGAGTGAGGGATATAACAGTAGAAAGCACAAAAAATGGAACAAAGGTATTTGTAGCAATTGCAGGATTGGCTGCCCATTTACCCGGAATTGTTAAAGCAAATACAACCAGACCTGTGATAGGAGTTCCTGTTGAATCTAAATTAAATGGATTGGATGCATTACTTGCCTGTGTCCAAACCCCAAAGGGCGTTCCAGTGGCAACAGTCGGGATTGATAGGGGAGAAAATGCAGCAATATTGGCGGCCCAAATAATCGGTATACATGATAAAAATATTAGAAAAAAGGTCTTGGAGTATAAATCAAACATGGTTAAAAAAATTGAGGGAGACCAAGAATATATAAGAAAAGAAATTGGTGGAAAATACCTAATAGCAAGGAGCTATGGAAAATTCCTTGCAGATGTGGAGGAGAAATTTAAAATATATGAAAATAAGAATGATGAAGGTGAAGATAGTGTTCTTATTGTAGCTGGGAGTTATTCAGACATAAAAATAGTTGAATCCATAGTAGAAATTTTAAAATCCTTTGATATACAGTATAAAATCGAAATAGCCTCCCCAAATAGATACCCTCAAAAATTACATAAGGCCGTGGTTAATGGGACCGTTTCTGGAACAAAGGTATTTATATGCGTGTCTGGGCTGTCTGGTTTTGTATCTGGTGCAGTAGCTGCACACACCGACAGACCAGTTATATCGGTGCCCCACGATGTAAAATTAGGCGGATTAGATTCCCTCATCACCATGGCACAAATGCCGCCAGGTGTCCCTACTGCAACAGTTGGAATCGATAATGGGAAGAATGCAGCCATTCTAGCAGTTGAAATGCTCGCAGTAAATAACGAAGAATTAAAGGAAAAATTAACTTCGTTTAGAAAAAATCTTAGTGAAATGGTGGATTTCATAAATACGGCACAAATCTCCTAA
- a CDS encoding MTH1187 family thiamine-binding protein: protein MVVAEVSIIPLGEGPSVSKYVKKALKVFEKYDLKIEPSAMGTVLEGDLDKILEAFKEAHQEVLNDTKRVVSSLKIDERKDKENTIERKLNAIK, encoded by the coding sequence GTGGTGGTTGCAGAAGTGAGCATAATACCATTAGGCGAAGGTCCGAGCGTTTCAAAATATGTTAAAAAAGCATTAAAGGTTTTCGAAAAATATGACTTAAAAATAGAACCAAGTGCAATGGGAACCGTATTGGAGGGGGACTTGGACAAGATATTGGAGGCGTTTAAGGAGGCGCATCAAGAAGTTTTAAATGATACAAAAAGAGTTGTTAGTTCTTTAAAAATTGATGAAAGAAAGGACAAGGAAAACACAATCGAAAGAAAATTAAATGCCATTAAATAA
- the purC gene encoding phosphoribosylaminoimidazolesuccinocarboxamide synthase, which yields MDMNINEILKKEPLYSGKAKSIYEIDDDKVLIEFRDDITAGNGEKHDVKKGKGHLNALISSKLFELLNENGVPTHFIEYIEPIYMIAKNVEIIPIEVIVRNIAAGSLCRKYPFEEGKELATPIVQFDYKNDDYGDPMLNDDIALALNLATEEELKELKELALKVNETLKKFFDEKGIILVDFKIEIGRTKDGKLVVADEISPDTMRLWDKETKDVLDKDVYRKDMGDVVGKYEVVAERIGCL from the coding sequence ATGGACATGAATATTAACGAAATATTAAAAAAAGAACCTTTATACAGTGGAAAGGCAAAATCCATATATGAAATAGATGATGACAAGGTTTTAATTGAATTCAGAGACGATATTACTGCAGGAAATGGGGAAAAGCACGATGTGAAAAAAGGAAAAGGCCACCTAAATGCCTTAATATCTTCAAAATTGTTCGAGCTCTTAAATGAAAATGGTGTTCCTACACATTTCATAGAATACATTGAACCAATCTACATGATTGCTAAAAATGTAGAAATCATACCAATTGAGGTTATAGTTAGAAATATTGCCGCAGGGAGCTTATGTAGAAAATACCCATTTGAAGAAGGTAAAGAATTAGCAACCCCTATTGTACAGTTTGATTATAAAAACGACGACTACGGAGACCCAATGTTAAACGATGACATAGCTCTTGCCTTAAACCTTGCAACAGAAGAGGAATTAAAAGAATTAAAAGAGTTAGCATTGAAAGTAAATGAAACCTTGAAAAAATTCTTTGATGAAAAGGGCATAATCCTTGTAGATTTCAAAATCGAGATTGGAAGAACAAAGGATGGAAAATTAGTAGTTGCAGACGAAATTAGCCCAGACACCATGAGATTATGGGATAAAGAAACAAAAGATGTTCTTGATAAGGATGTTTATAGAAAGGACATGGGAGATGTTGTTGGAAAATACGAAGTTGTAGCTGAAAGAATTGGATGTTTATAA
- a CDS encoding methyl-accepting chemotaxis protein has protein sequence MKLNDMTVKTKIVSIISILVLIIVVLSFTVAISMNDDGHAINLAGYQRTLALKLAHDAVMIEDGYDGYIKDLKETSERFDKTLNGLIYGDKELGLPPAPDEVKPQLLKVKQLWDPYYKKIKIIYSKSPDDPEFKEALNYVKSHNSELLNEMNKAVSIYTISADEKKKFANYMSVISAILALLVGIVSMIFIKRTVLDQLKDLERMSGELASRNYNIQSKVKFNDDEIGKIYHNMKRVYHNMKEDIEKQKEDRKNMAKLFKDVTEVMTKVSEGDLTARMDENGKRNKLQKIINKAIENIANMTRELKNQVINLSKEVSTLKEEIERTKETSDQVADAASQVATAATDQSAKLQDVSQDLGNAGEVTEGVFNAAVDAVEAANEIEKNSGTGVQKVENAIDTMQRITNVIDDLGRAIQELGDESKKINEVTVLIKDIAEQTGLLALNASIEAARAGEAGKGFAVVASEIKSLAEEIGKSVDDINKTIVGIHKRIDRTIDLGLTGKDEVDKGVVAIDEVNDAFLKIKESVDKATEKINAIKEGAKHASENVNQALRNVQDIASISEEFAATAEELTASAEEQNRAIEEINKAIEEATTIAQLVSEQVGKFKV, from the coding sequence ATGAAACTTAACGACATGACTGTTAAAACCAAGATTGTATCCATTATATCAATTTTGGTTCTTATTATTGTAGTATTATCATTCACGGTGGCAATTAGCATGAACGATGACGGACATGCTATAAATCTTGCAGGGTATCAACGAACGTTAGCTCTAAAATTGGCACATGATGCAGTTATGATAGAAGATGGGTATGATGGGTACATTAAAGATTTAAAAGAAACCTCTGAACGATTTGATAAAACATTAAATGGTCTAATATATGGTGATAAAGAATTAGGACTCCCCCCTGCTCCCGATGAAGTTAAACCCCAGCTTCTTAAGGTAAAACAACTATGGGATCCTTACTATAAAAAAATAAAAATAATATACTCCAAAAGTCCAGACGATCCAGAATTTAAAGAGGCATTAAATTATGTAAAAAGCCATAACAGCGAATTATTAAATGAAATGAACAAAGCCGTTAGCATATATACTATATCAGCTGATGAAAAAAAGAAATTTGCAAATTATATGTCGGTGATATCCGCAATATTGGCATTATTGGTTGGGATTGTTTCAATGATTTTTATAAAAAGAACTGTTTTAGACCAACTTAAAGACCTTGAAAGAATGTCTGGTGAATTAGCCAGTAGGAACTACAACATACAGTCGAAAGTGAAATTCAACGATGATGAAATTGGTAAAATATATCATAACATGAAAAGGGTATACCATAACATGAAAGAAGATATAGAAAAGCAGAAAGAAGACAGAAAAAACATGGCTAAATTATTCAAAGACGTCACAGAAGTTATGACGAAAGTATCTGAAGGGGACCTAACAGCAAGAATGGATGAAAATGGAAAACGAAATAAGCTTCAAAAAATCATTAACAAAGCTATTGAGAACATAGCAAACATGACGAGAGAACTGAAAAATCAGGTAATTAATCTGAGCAAAGAGGTATCTACGCTAAAAGAAGAGATAGAGCGGACAAAGGAAACCTCAGATCAGGTTGCAGATGCAGCTTCACAGGTTGCCACAGCTGCAACAGACCAATCTGCAAAACTACAGGATGTATCCCAGGATTTAGGGAATGCTGGGGAAGTTACCGAGGGAGTATTCAACGCAGCAGTAGATGCAGTAGAGGCGGCAAATGAAATAGAGAAAAACTCAGGAACTGGTGTACAGAAAGTTGAAAATGCAATAGACACCATGCAGAGAATCACTAACGTAATAGATGACTTAGGAAGGGCAATTCAAGAGCTCGGAGACGAGAGCAAGAAAATCAACGAAGTTACTGTATTGATTAAAGATATTGCTGAACAAACTGGATTACTGGCTTTAAACGCTTCTATTGAAGCTGCAAGAGCTGGAGAAGCTGGAAAAGGATTTGCAGTTGTTGCAAGTGAAATTAAATCACTGGCAGAAGAGATTGGTAAATCTGTGGATGATATTAACAAAACCATTGTAGGAATACATAAAAGGATCGATAGAACAATCGACCTCGGTCTTACAGGTAAGGACGAAGTGGATAAAGGAGTTGTGGCAATAGATGAAGTGAATGATGCATTCCTTAAAATAAAAGAAAGTGTAGATAAGGCAACTGAAAAGATAAATGCTATTAAAGAAGGAGCAAAACATGCTTCTGAAAATGTTAATCAGGCTTTAAGAAATGTTCAAGATATTGCCTCAATATCTGAGGAATTTGCAGCTACTGCGGAAGAATTAACCGCCAGTGCTGAGGAACAGAATAGAGCCATTGAAGAAATAAATAAAGCTATTGAGGAGGCAACAACTATTGCTCAGCTGGTCTCCGAACAGGTTGGTAAATTTAAGGTATGA